One genomic region from Pseudoduganella dura encodes:
- a CDS encoding glycosyltransferase family A protein, protein MLSFSVVIPLYNKGRYVYDTIQSVLGQTYRHFEIIVVDDGSTDDGPSIVGAIDDERVKLIRQPNGGVSRARNRGIDAATGDIVTFLDADDWYGPYYLETVAALAAEHPEIVFFGCAYHRALEYVPGDLSRPPQPLPVSVQSNYYELLRQHHPGVHTNSVAIRRMQLAAMQPCFPVGESHGEDQDLWFRLSEKFTLLYCSVMLVGYRIDVPGSLMMLRPKGMLPYFERLQQRALSGQLTGEQRRSALRLVGDSRSALAREYLEYGDRAEAFRQLRLGWRACSQHWLISLLMVAGFSPKMALRFRKWRGGRAQAG, encoded by the coding sequence ATGTTATCGTTTTCCGTTGTTATCCCTTTGTATAATAAGGGAAGATATGTATATGACACTATCCAGTCGGTGCTGGGGCAAACCTATCGGCATTTCGAGATAATTGTCGTCGATGACGGCTCTACCGACGATGGACCTTCCATCGTAGGTGCGATCGACGATGAACGTGTAAAACTGATCAGGCAGCCCAACGGCGGGGTGTCGCGGGCGCGTAATCGCGGTATCGATGCCGCTACGGGCGACATCGTGACTTTTCTCGATGCCGACGATTGGTACGGACCATATTACCTGGAAACTGTTGCAGCGCTCGCAGCCGAACATCCGGAGATTGTTTTCTTTGGTTGTGCTTATCACCGGGCTCTGGAATATGTACCGGGCGATTTGTCCAGGCCACCACAGCCTTTGCCGGTTTCAGTGCAGAGTAATTATTACGAGTTGTTGCGCCAACATCATCCGGGGGTGCATACCAACTCAGTGGCGATCCGGCGCATGCAGCTGGCGGCAATGCAGCCATGTTTCCCGGTGGGCGAATCCCATGGGGAGGACCAGGACTTATGGTTCCGTCTGAGCGAAAAATTCACGCTCCTTTATTGTTCGGTAATGCTTGTGGGCTATCGGATCGATGTGCCCGGAAGTTTGATGATGCTCCGTCCCAAAGGCATGTTGCCTTATTTTGAACGTCTGCAGCAGCGCGCATTGAGCGGGCAGCTGACCGGGGAACAACGTCGTTCCGCATTAAGGCTGGTGGGGGATTCCCGCTCCGCGTTGGCACGCGAGTACCTGGAGTATGGTGATCGCGCCGAGGCATTCCGTCAATTACGGCTCGGCTGGCGCGCATGTTCCCAGCATTGGCTGATTTCCCTGCTGATGGTGGCAGGATTTTCGCCAAAAATGGCACTTCGGTTCCGAAAATGGCGGGGCGGAAGAGCACAGGCGGGTTAG
- a CDS encoding lipopolysaccharide biosynthesis protein, which produces MSSDINRKSVTAVKWAAVGTVIRFGLQILTQVILARLLGPESYGLFAMGLLVLTLSAFLADFGISWGLVQHKTLTDEDIRFAVTWQMVSGIASAVLLFTLAPWIAKYFNEPRVVEIIRWLSLTCISSALVTPGTNLLRRKLDFRMLNIIQITSYVIGYLLVGVTMAWQGAGVWALVGAWLSQSVSALVLTFIKSPHSLKPLLWYEGARRSTSIGVTVFFTNLCNWFLNNLDRFLLGRFLNAHAVGLYTVGYNLANTPNSLFISALQPAFLATGAKLQDDPGRLRSAYLSVQASVWILIAPAFVLLSCVASPLIATMYGPAWKTSGSVLSILALAMPAYVCWGLSTPILWNTGGKHLESLLQVPVLLGAGVALWLFAGQGPVAVAFVASGTLLARALVIATTACLRVKADAASLLGIAWRAALLMAVTAAGCMGGMGAAAGEIPAVQFAAGALCGTLLPVVLVLAWPNVLGRTVIELLGRFSPPVPARLDGYLRSKCG; this is translated from the coding sequence ATGAGCAGCGATATCAACCGGAAGAGCGTTACCGCCGTCAAGTGGGCGGCGGTAGGAACAGTCATCCGCTTTGGTCTCCAGATACTGACCCAGGTGATCCTGGCCCGCCTGCTGGGGCCGGAAAGCTATGGTCTGTTCGCAATGGGGCTGCTGGTCCTGACCCTCAGCGCTTTTCTTGCCGATTTCGGCATTTCATGGGGGCTGGTGCAGCACAAGACGTTGACCGACGAGGACATTCGGTTTGCCGTGACCTGGCAGATGGTGTCAGGCATCGCATCGGCCGTATTGCTGTTCACGCTGGCCCCATGGATTGCCAAGTATTTCAACGAGCCCCGCGTGGTGGAGATTATCCGCTGGCTGAGCTTGACATGCATTTCAAGTGCATTGGTAACGCCTGGTACCAATCTGTTGCGCCGCAAGCTCGATTTTCGTATGTTGAACATCATTCAGATCACCAGCTACGTAATCGGCTATCTGCTCGTCGGCGTTACGATGGCGTGGCAGGGGGCAGGGGTATGGGCACTGGTTGGCGCATGGCTTTCGCAATCGGTATCTGCGCTGGTGTTGACCTTCATCAAATCACCGCATTCGCTCAAACCGCTGCTGTGGTACGAAGGTGCGCGGCGGTCGACTTCGATCGGCGTGACCGTATTCTTCACCAACCTGTGCAACTGGTTCCTGAACAACCTTGATCGCTTCTTGCTGGGGCGCTTCCTGAACGCGCATGCAGTAGGGCTGTACACGGTGGGTTATAACCTGGCGAATACACCCAACTCCTTGTTCATCTCGGCGCTACAGCCAGCTTTCCTTGCCACCGGCGCAAAGTTGCAAGACGATCCCGGGCGTTTGCGTTCCGCCTACCTGTCGGTGCAGGCCAGTGTGTGGATCCTGATCGCGCCAGCGTTCGTGCTGCTGTCGTGCGTTGCGTCGCCGCTCATTGCAACGATGTACGGCCCCGCATGGAAAACCTCCGGCTCCGTGTTGTCGATCCTGGCGCTTGCGATGCCGGCCTATGTATGCTGGGGATTGTCGACGCCTATCCTGTGGAATACCGGCGGCAAGCACCTTGAGAGCCTGTTGCAGGTGCCGGTCCTGCTGGGTGCAGGGGTGGCACTGTGGCTTTTTGCCGGGCAGGGGCCGGTAGCCGTAGCATTCGTTGCCAGCGGTACCCTGCTGGCGCGGGCCCTCGTCATCGCCACGACGGCTTGCCTTCGTGTCAAGGCCGATGCTGCCAGCCTGCTGGGCATCGCATGGCGAGCGGCACTGTTAATGGCGGTTACCGCGGCCGGCTGCATGGGCGGAATGGGCGCGGCGGCGGGCGAGATCCCGGCAGTGCAATTCGCCGCAGGAGCCCTTTGCGGAACCCTGCTGCCAGTGGTCCTCGTACTCGCGTGGCCAAATGTACTCGGCCGTACGGTGATCGAGCTGCTCGGGCGGTTCAGCCCCCCGGTTCCTGCGCGGCTGGACGGCTATTTACGCTCTAAATGCGGGTGA
- a CDS encoding beta-1,6-N-acetylglucosaminyltransferase produces the protein MILAHDQPELFGRLVAAVHAEDVAIYAHIDAKSDPAPFAAACPGVPVAFVPNPVKVSWGGYSQVESMLRLLEQAVRAGAHDYYIFLSGRDYPLYSHSHLLEVLGRHPGRSYMNFYALADGTAMINKIRKHCFYDAYAMLPTRFLQRAAGRIVKEICSRMPDRKFIDGMQPYRGSTSWCISQPIARHIVDFTHEPRNRGFIDFFRSVSCSDEIFFQTIVLNSPHASTLNLFDVDGHRPPGEMKNENKASLHYIDWNPEREDPAILVDRDFDQLYASGKLFARKFDHRRSASLLDKIDASRTSQGRGT, from the coding sequence ATGATACTGGCCCACGACCAGCCGGAACTTTTCGGGCGGCTTGTTGCTGCTGTCCATGCGGAGGACGTGGCAATATATGCGCATATCGATGCAAAAAGCGATCCCGCACCATTCGCTGCCGCATGTCCCGGCGTGCCGGTCGCTTTCGTGCCAAATCCGGTAAAAGTGAGCTGGGGCGGATATTCGCAAGTCGAATCGATGCTGCGATTGCTGGAGCAGGCCGTGCGGGCCGGTGCTCACGATTATTATATATTCCTCAGCGGTCGCGACTATCCCCTGTACTCGCATAGCCATCTTCTTGAAGTTCTGGGCCGTCACCCGGGCCGCAGCTATATGAACTTCTATGCTTTGGCGGACGGGACCGCTATGATCAACAAGATTCGAAAACATTGCTTCTACGATGCATATGCCATGTTGCCTACTCGCTTCTTGCAGCGCGCGGCTGGCAGGATCGTCAAGGAGATTTGCTCGCGCATGCCTGACCGGAAATTCATCGACGGCATGCAGCCCTACCGCGGTTCGACTTCCTGGTGCATCAGCCAGCCGATTGCACGCCATATCGTCGATTTCACGCATGAACCACGTAATCGCGGATTTATCGATTTCTTTCGCAGCGTTTCCTGTAGCGATGAGATCTTTTTCCAGACCATTGTCCTGAACTCGCCCCATGCATCCACGTTGAACCTGTTCGATGTGGATGGCCACCGCCCACCCGGCGAAATGAAGAACGAAAACAAGGCGTCGCTGCATTACATTGATTGGAACCCGGAACGCGAAGACCCCGCGATCCTCGTTGACCGCGATTTTGACCAGCTGTATGCATCCGGCAAGCTGTTCGCCCGTAAGTTCGATCATCGCCGTTCCGCCAGCTTGCTGGACAAGATCGACGCATCGAGAACATCGCAAGGTCGTGGGACTTGA